A single genomic interval of Macadamia integrifolia cultivar HAES 741 chromosome 6, SCU_Mint_v3, whole genome shotgun sequence harbors:
- the LOC122080891 gene encoding CASP-like protein 1, with protein sequence MNRNAPETAEKGTIEAANYSKLITKNLCLRVLLFLLSLTAVVIMVTSKQTKLVTTPMLPYPVSITSKYTDTPAFIYFVVALSLSLSYSFITGLATLWYLKKPCSSKSLLEFYLVLIANDVVMVGVVAAASGAGGFVGYIWLKGNSKVGWNKVCNIYGRFCKQIGTSIFISIVVSILFAVLVVLSAYSVHRLARKASN encoded by the exons ATGAACAGAAATGCGCCGGAAACCGCCGAGAAAGGCACAATTGAAGCGGCCAATTATTCCAAACTGATCACCAAGAATTTGTGCCTTAGGGTGTTATTGTTCTTGTTATCACTAACAGCAGTGGTGATCATGGTCACTAGCAAGCAAACCAAGCTTGTCACCACTCCTATGCTTCCCTACCCAGTCTCTATTACATCCAAATATACTGATACCCCAGCTTTCAT ATACTTTGTGGTTGCGCTATCACTTTCCCTCTCCTATAGTTTCATTACTGGTCTTGCCACCTTATGGTACCTAAAGAAGCCTTGTTCATCCAAAAGCCTACTTGAGTTCTACTTGGTCTTAATTGCCAATGATGTA GTGATGGTTGGGGTGGTGGCAGCAGCCAGTGGAGCAGGTGGTTTTGTTGGTTATATTTGGCTAAAGGGAAATTCAAAAGTAGGATGGAACAAGGTATGCAATATATATGGCAGGTTCTGCAAGCAGATTGGGACTTCAATTTTCATATCCATTGTCGTTTCCATTCTTTTTGCTGTTCTTGTTGTGCTCTCGGCTTACTCAGTTCACCGACTGGCTCGCAAAGCTTCGAATTAA